The Litchfieldia alkalitelluris genome has a window encoding:
- a CDS encoding peptide ABC transporter substrate-binding protein, whose protein sequence is MKKSKYLLVLILIISTVLAACGGTDNAGDNADTGSEKVEQVLNILETAEIPTMDTVMGTDAVAFNVMNQVFEGLYRLDENNKPVPGVAIDHTVSEDGTVYTFNLRDDAVWSNGEKVTANDFVFAWRRAVNPETASEYGPYMMSGVITNATEIANGELGIEELGVKAVDDTTFEVTLERPVPYFDTLMTFPTFFPQNEAFVTEQGDKYALEVEQMIFNGPFVLSNWEHEVGWTMDKNNDYWEADVVSLDSIEVKVVKDPATSVGLYDTNKIDMSGALSSEFVDKYRSHADFMSYGEPTIFWFKFNQTKNEALANVDVRKAISMAIDKQGMSDVILNNGSVPANYAVPADFVKHPETNEDFRAANGDFNVYDVDKAQEHWTAGLAALGTDAVTIEVLGGDTETAVKMQEFIKNQLETNLPGLTINLKNVPFKQRLDLDTNMDYDIQLAGWGPDYLDPMTFADLWVTDGGNNKMGYSNPEYDRLINEAKTTLAADPVARFEAMQEAERILLEEDAAIAPLYQRGTSQLLRPYVKNLYIHSFGPDYSFKWTSIEK, encoded by the coding sequence ATGAAAAAGTCAAAATACTTATTAGTTCTGATTCTGATCATTAGTACGGTTCTTGCTGCATGTGGTGGTACAGATAATGCAGGGGACAATGCTGATACTGGATCAGAGAAGGTAGAACAAGTACTTAATATTTTAGAGACTGCCGAAATTCCTACAATGGATACTGTTATGGGTACAGATGCAGTTGCGTTCAATGTGATGAACCAAGTATTTGAGGGGTTATATCGTTTAGATGAAAATAACAAGCCAGTACCTGGTGTTGCTATTGACCACACTGTAAGTGAAGACGGTACAGTATATACATTCAATCTCCGTGATGATGCTGTATGGTCAAATGGTGAAAAGGTAACAGCTAATGACTTTGTGTTTGCGTGGAGACGAGCTGTTAACCCAGAAACTGCGTCTGAATATGGACCTTATATGATGTCAGGTGTAATTACCAATGCTACAGAGATTGCTAACGGTGAGTTAGGTATTGAAGAATTGGGTGTTAAGGCAGTGGACGATACAACGTTTGAAGTTACATTAGAGCGTCCAGTACCTTATTTTGATACTTTAATGACATTCCCTACATTCTTTCCTCAAAACGAAGCATTTGTTACAGAACAAGGCGATAAATATGCACTTGAGGTGGAACAAATGATTTTCAATGGTCCATTTGTGCTTTCGAATTGGGAGCATGAAGTAGGTTGGACGATGGATAAGAACAATGACTATTGGGAAGCTGATGTTGTTTCTTTAGATTCTATTGAGGTAAAAGTTGTAAAAGATCCAGCTACATCTGTTGGACTTTATGATACAAATAAAATTGACATGTCAGGTGCACTTTCATCAGAGTTCGTTGATAAATACCGAAGCCATGCTGATTTTATGAGCTATGGAGAGCCTACAATTTTCTGGTTTAAATTTAACCAAACTAAAAATGAAGCATTAGCAAATGTTGATGTTAGAAAAGCGATTTCGATGGCGATCGACAAACAAGGGATGTCAGATGTTATTTTAAATAACGGGTCAGTACCAGCTAATTATGCTGTTCCTGCTGATTTTGTAAAGCATCCTGAAACAAATGAAGACTTCCGTGCTGCAAATGGTGATTTTAATGTTTATGATGTTGATAAAGCTCAAGAACACTGGACTGCTGGTTTAGCTGCATTAGGCACTGATGCAGTTACAATTGAAGTTCTTGGTGGAGATACTGAAACTGCAGTAAAGATGCAAGAATTTATTAAAAACCAGCTTGAAACAAATTTACCTGGATTAACAATCAATCTTAAAAATGTGCCATTTAAGCAACGTCTTGATCTTGACACGAACATGGATTACGATATCCAACTTGCTGGATGGGGTCCTGATTATTTAGATCCAATGACATTTGCTGACCTTTGGGTTACAGATGGTGGTAATAATAAAATGGGTTATTCAAATCCAGAGTATGACCGCTTAATTAATGAAGCGAAAACAACTCTAGCGGCTGATCCAGTTGCTCGTTTTGAAGCAATGCAAGAAGCAGAAAGAATTCTGCTAGAAGAAGATGCTGCAATTGCACCGTTATACCAACGAGGTACTTCTCAATTATTAAGACCATATGTTAAAAATCTTTATATCCATTCGTTTGGACCAGATTATTCATTTAAATGGACAAGCATTGAAAAATAA
- a CDS encoding DUF3899 domain-containing protein — translation MPKYIYNSIIFTLTSLVLVVLISLIFYKEFSLLHFINITFGFSSIFILFGLLTFITKKGFFDGITYSFRKLYKHTTRYQVIEDLDEMRMPSETINNIPFIFLITGVSLLFIMIIALLLY, via the coding sequence ATGCCTAAATATATATATAACTCAATTATTTTTACACTGACTTCACTCGTTCTTGTTGTACTCATATCACTCATTTTCTATAAAGAATTTTCATTATTACACTTTATAAATATAACTTTTGGTTTTTCCTCAATTTTTATTCTGTTCGGTTTGCTTACTTTTATAACGAAAAAAGGTTTTTTTGATGGTATTACATATTCTTTTCGAAAACTTTATAAACACACGACAAGATATCAGGTTATCGAGGATTTAGATGAAATGAGAATGCCATCAGAAACTATAAATAACATTCCCTTCATTTTCTTAATAACGGGTGTATCTTTACTATTTATAATGATCATTGCTCTCTTACTTTATTAG